Proteins encoded together in one Peribacillus asahii window:
- a CDS encoding aspartyl-phosphate phosphatase Spo0E family protein, with amino-acid sequence MGLIIYYDIFVNILKSGKWTMKKLYAELINEKIEEKRQEMIRLAIDFGFTSQLAVQASQELDSLLNAAATRDK; translated from the coding sequence TTGGGACTAATTATCTATTATGATATTTTTGTAAATATATTGAAAAGTGGGAAATGGACGATGAAGAAACTATATGCTGAACTAATTAATGAAAAAATTGAGGAAAAAAGACAAGAAATGATTAGATTAGCTATAGATTTTGGTTTTACAAGTCAGCTGGCGGTTCAAGCAAGTCAAGAGCTCGATTCTCTTTTAAATGCGGCTGCAACTAGAGACAAATAG
- a CDS encoding Fur-regulated basic protein FbpA, with protein MELFKKIEERKALLIDKLLAKGVYKTKDERHLYDVPLKVLEDEYKLVVNKPDQHSSSSWMT; from the coding sequence ATGGAATTATTTAAAAAGATTGAAGAGAGAAAAGCGCTGTTAATTGATAAATTATTAGCAAAAGGTGTATACAAAACAAAAGACGAGCGGCATTTATATGATGTTCCATTAAAAGTATTAGAAGATGAATATAAGCTTGTTGTTAATAAACCCGATCAACACTCCTCTTCCTCATGGATGACATAG